TATTTCTTAGAATTGGTAGTGTGTGAAATAAAAAATTTTATTTAAAAACTTCTCCAGCTTCTTTGTACCATAAAACTAAATCTAATTCGTCCATGTCTATTTTGCAAAATTTTGAATAATTTCTCATTTTTTCTTCTATTTCATAATATTTTTTTTCAGTAATTGTTTTTGGAATATTGTCAATGATATTTAGTTCTTTCAAATTTCTCAATATATGTCTATCTAAAATTGCTATATTTTCTCCAAAACCAAGATTTCTTAAGACATGGCTCGCTTCTTTTAATCCCATTCCCTTTATATTTTTTAAAATCCATTTTCTTTTTTCCAAAGTATCACCAATTTCAGATAATATTTTTTTCGGTTGAAGTTTTTTATTTTTTGTCATTAAATTTCTCAGTTCTATTAAATATTTTGATTTATTGTTTTTGAATCTTACAATATTTAAGTATTCTACTATTTCTGATGAACTTCCAGTATATAAAAGATTGTTTTCAACTAAAGTTGTGATTGCACTCCAAGCATTTTTTGCTTTGGATTGTGGGGTTAAGATACAAAATGCTATTTCTGCAAAAATTTCTTTTTCTGACTTGTTCCACGCTTTTTTGTAGCCTTTAATAGCTTTTTTTATTTCTGGTTTAATAATTTTATAAATTTTTAAAATTTCTTCGTTTTTTTCTTTGTTTATTGAGTTTTCTAAATTGTTTAAATTGTTATTATTTTTCAAATTTCCTCCTAAAATTTATGAATTTAGATAAAAATTACATATTTCATCAATCGTTACTTTTGTTTCTTTTAGTGGTGCTAAAATCCAGTCGTGACATAAATTTTTTCCAATTTTTGTCTTTACTTTTGTGCCATTTGAAGTTTTTAGCAATTTTTCTAATTTTAAGCAATCAGGGTATAAAATTTCATTTGTTCCAAAAATTAAAAAAATTTCTTTTAAATTGTCCATATTTCCGTATATTGGGGAAATTAGAGGATTTTGAGTATCCAAACTTCCTGCAAATTGCTTTCCTGTCGCTATTAATCCATTTAATGGCAAAAGTGGGTCTTTTTTTTCAAAATCTTTGATTTTACTATTTGACATGGAAACATCGACCCAAGGGGACATTAAAACAGTTTTTTTGGGAAAAGGGACATCGTTTATATTTTTTAATTGTTGCAAAAAAGAGAGCGCTAATCCTCCGCCAGAAGAATCGCCGAATAAAAAAAAGTCATCATCTTTGTATTTTAAAGTGATTTTTTTATATGTTTTTATTAAAATTTCATGCGCTTTTTGAATATCGTTTTCAGGTGCAAGAGGGTAGTCGATGAATGTGACTTTTAAATTATATTTTTTTGCCATTGTTTCAATTATAGTTTTATGTCCTTTAACGGCTTTCATAACATATGCTCCGCCGTGTAAAAATATAATATGTTTATTTTTTGAATTATTTTTAAAAATTGTTAGCATTTGAAATCCATCTATAAATTGTTCTTCTATATTTAGAGAATTATCAAAAAATTTTTTATTTAAAAAATCAGTGTCTCTTCTTGGATTTAAAAAATCTTTTTCTTTATATTTTTTTATATTTACTAATTTTGCAACAGGGACTGCAATATTTGATAATATGCTCATTTATAATTTATTAAAAATCCTTTCTTAAAATATAAGTATAGTAATAATTGTATTTATTATAACATTTTTGTAAGTTTATTTGTACTAAAAATATTATTTTTATTTTTCTAAAATTTGACACTTTAAAAACTTAAAAAAGTTTGGTAAAATAGTAATATATAGTTTTACAAGGGATTTAAATAAAAAAAGAAGGTGTTTTTAGGATGCTAAGCAAAAATAAGAGATTGGAAGCAATAACGAAAATAGTTGAAGAGAAAGGAACTGTGAGAGTTTCGGATATAGTGGAGTGCTTGAATGTTTCTGATATGACGGTTAGACGAGATTTTACAGAATTGGAAGAGATTGGGGTGCTAAAGCGAACGCATGGTGGCGCTAAAAGTAATAATGTTTCTCAATATAAGGAGTTATCGCATGAAGATAAATATATTTTAAATATGGAAAAAAAGAGAGAAATAGCTCTAAAAGCTGTAAAACTTATAGAAGAAGGAGATACAATCTTTCTTGGTCCAGGGA
This genomic stretch from Leptotrichia sp. oral taxon 218 harbors:
- a CDS encoding N-glycosylase/DNA lyase, whose amino-acid sequence is MKNNNNLNNLENSINKEKNEEILKIYKIIKPEIKKAIKGYKKAWNKSEKEIFAEIAFCILTPQSKAKNAWSAITTLVENNLLYTGSSSEIVEYLNIVRFKNNKSKYLIELRNLMTKNKKLQPKKILSEIGDTLEKRKWILKNIKGMGLKEASHVLRNLGFGENIAILDRHILRNLKELNIIDNIPKTITEKKYYEIEEKMRNYSKFCKIDMDELDLVLWYKEAGEVFK
- a CDS encoding alpha/beta hydrolase fold domain-containing protein, translated to MSILSNIAVPVAKLVNIKKYKEKDFLNPRRDTDFLNKKFFDNSLNIEEQFIDGFQMLTIFKNNSKNKHIIFLHGGAYVMKAVKGHKTIIETMAKKYNLKVTFIDYPLAPENDIQKAHEILIKTYKKITLKYKDDDFFLFGDSSGGGLALSFLQQLKNINDVPFPKKTVLMSPWVDVSMSNSKIKDFEKKDPLLPLNGLIATGKQFAGSLDTQNPLISPIYGNMDNLKEIFLIFGTNEILYPDCLKLEKLLKTSNGTKVKTKIGKNLCHDWILAPLKETKVTIDEICNFYLNS